The genomic interval CCAAAAGGGCTAATCCCACGGCCACCGCCACCGCCAGGGGGAAGCTGTGGAGAAAAAAGGGATAAAGAAGGCCTGCCAGGGTGCCCCCCAGGTAAAAGGCGGCCACATAGGTGCCGCTTACCCCGGCCCCCCTTCTTCCCGCCGTTCCGGAAGCCAGGCTTTGGGCGGTGAAAAGGGCGGCCATCAGGAGCACGAACCCGAGCACCAGGCCTGGGGAGGGCAGGAGCAGGAGCCCCAGGGCAAGGAGGACCAGGGAGAAGGCCAGGCGAAAGGTGGCTACCGCCCCGAACCGGCGGGCCAGGGACCCTGAAAGGGCGCTGCCTGGAATGCCGAAAAGGTAGGCCAGGTACACAAGCCCCACCTCCCCTGGGCGGAAGCCCAGCTCCAGAAGGCGGTAGGGAAGAAGGTTGGCCAGGAAAAGGTTCAGGAAAAGAAGGATGGAGCCCACCAGGTAGAGGGGGAAGGCGGAGGGGTCGTAGTGCGGCCTACCCAGGGGGGGAAGCCCCGCGGGAGCCCGGAGGAGGAGGAAACCCAGGAGAAAAGCGGGCAGGGAAAGGAGGAAAAGGGCCTCCCGCACCCCCACGATCTCCGCCAAAAGCCCTGCCAGCACCCGGCCCAGACCGCCGCCCAGGACGTTCCCCGCCATGTACACCCCGGCCATCTCCCAGGCCCTTTGGGGGAAAAGGAGGGGGATGAGGGCGATGGCTAAGGCGGGCACCAAGGCAGCCCCCACCCCCTGGAGAAGGCGGCCTAGGGTCCAAAGGAAAAGGCTTGGGCCTAGGGCCCCCAAGGCGCCTCCCAGCCCCACCAAAAGAAGCCCTCCCCCCAGCAGGGTTCCGGCGGGAAGGCCCAGCCGGGGCACCAGGGGGGAGAGGAGGACCAAAAGCAAAAGGGGCAGGCCCATCCCTGGCCCCGTGGCTCCGGGAGGAGCCGCAAAGAGCCTTTCCAAAAGGGGAAGCAGGGGCACTACTGCATAGAGGGCGCTATAGAGGGCCACCCCGGAAAGCACCACCGCCCACCGCATCCCCCTTATCCTATGGGCAGCATGCGCCTTCTTCAGGTGGCCTTGCCCCTGCCCCTTCCCCCCATGACCTACCTACCCCCCCTGGGCCAGGAGGGGGTAGATGGGGAAGAGGCCCTGGGGAAGCGGGTGGCGGTGCCCTGGCGGGGGGAGGTGCGGGTAGGGGTGGTGGTGGGGGAGGGAGGCAGGCCGGGCCATGCCTTGCGGCACGCCATCGCCTATCTGGACTCGAGGCCCTATTTGCGCCCGGAGGAGATCCTTTTCCTGGAGGAGGCGGCCCGCTACCTCTTTGCCCCCTTGGGCCAGGTGCTGGCCGACTTCCTGCCCCCCTTTCCTGAACTGGAGCACCGGGTGCGCCTCTACCCGGGGGCGGACCCAGCCCTCCTGCCCAAGGGGCTAGAGGGCCTTGTCACCTGGCAGGAGGCCAGGGGCTTTGACCCCAGGCTCTTGGATTACCTGCGGGAGGCTGGGGTTTTGCAGGAAGAGGTGGCCTTTAAGGAGGGGAGACGGGTCCTTTTCCCCTTGAAGGAACGCCATCCCGAGCCGGTGCTGGATGGGGTCTTGCAGGCGCTCCGCGCCTTGGGCCAGGCGGAAAGCCTGGCGGCTTTGGCCCGGGCCGCCGGGGTGGGGGTAGGCCGGGTGAAGAGGCTTCTCGCCGAAGGGTATATCGGCTACGGACCTCCCCGGGAGGTTTCCCATCCGGGCAGGCCCCTGGAACCCCTTTTCCTTCCGGAAAGGCCCGAGAGGCTGAACGGGGGAAGGCTTTGGGAGAGGATGCGCTTCCTGGCGGGCCTGGTGGCCAAGGGAAACCACCTGGTGCTCTTTCCCGAGGTGAGCCTTTTGGAACGCTTCCTTCTTCACTTCCCCCAGGCCAAGCCCTACCACGGGGGCCTTGCTCGGGAAGCGCGGGAGGCCCTTTTCCGGCAGCCTGAGGGCTTGATTTTCGCCACCTATGGCGGGCTACTCCTCCCCTTCACCCCGGATTCCCTGGTGGTGGTGGAGGAGGGGAGCGAAAGCTACAAGCTTCCCTCGGGAAGCAGGGCCTTTGTGCCTCCTCTGGCGGAGCTTAGGGCCAGGCTTTTGGGGGTGCCCCTCACCTACCTTTCCCTGGTGCCTGCGGTGGAGGTCTTGGAAAAGCCGGGCCTTGCCTTTCCCGTGCCCAAGCCCCGGGTGCTCCTTTTGGACCTAAGGCGGGAGAAGGGGTATCCCCTTGCGGGGAGGGCCTGGGCCCTTTTAAAGCAGGTGGAGGAGAAGGGGCGGCAGGCCCTGGTCCTTTCCCCCCGCCTGGGCTATAGCGCCCTCCTCCTTTGCGCCGATTGCGGCTTTAAGCCCACCTGTCCCAACTGCGCCCTTCCCTTGCGCTACCACAAGGGGGGAAGGGGGGAGCTGGTCTGCCACCAGTGTGGCCACCGAACATCTCCCCCGGCCCTT from Thermus caldifontis carries:
- a CDS encoding MFS transporter; amino-acid sequence: MRWAVVLSGVALYSALYAVVPLLPLLERLFAAPPGATGPGMGLPLLLLVLLSPLVPRLGLPAGTLLGGGLLLVGLGGALGALGPSLFLWTLGRLLQGVGAALVPALAIALIPLLFPQRAWEMAGVYMAGNVLGGGLGRVLAGLLAEIVGVREALFLLSLPAFLLGFLLLRAPAGLPPLGRPHYDPSAFPLYLVGSILLFLNLFLANLLPYRLLELGFRPGEVGLVYLAYLFGIPGSALSGSLARRFGAVATFRLAFSLVLLALGLLLLPSPGLVLGFVLLMAALFTAQSLASGTAGRRGAGVSGTYVAAFYLGGTLAGLLYPFFLHSFPLAVAVAVGLALLALCLAPVR
- a CDS encoding primosomal protein N' produces the protein MRLLQVALPLPLPPMTYLPPLGQEGVDGEEALGKRVAVPWRGEVRVGVVVGEGGRPGHALRHAIAYLDSRPYLRPEEILFLEEAARYLFAPLGQVLADFLPPFPELEHRVRLYPGADPALLPKGLEGLVTWQEARGFDPRLLDYLREAGVLQEEVAFKEGRRVLFPLKERHPEPVLDGVLQALRALGQAESLAALARAAGVGVGRVKRLLAEGYIGYGPPREVSHPGRPLEPLFLPERPERLNGGRLWERMRFLAGLVAKGNHLVLFPEVSLLERFLLHFPQAKPYHGGLAREAREALFRQPEGLIFATYGGLLLPFTPDSLVVVEEGSESYKLPSGSRAFVPPLAELRARLLGVPLTYLSLVPAVEVLEKPGLAFPVPKPRVLLLDLRREKGYPLAGRAWALLKQVEEKGRQALVLSPRLGYSALLLCADCGFKPTCPNCALPLRYHKGGRGELVCHQCGHRTSPPALCPECASPLLEPRGPGLEWLMEELKEHLSLPVYRYSREGKDDLGPLLKGEPGVVVGTTALLRGPVLPELALVLLPYADGFLYDADFRAAERYHRLLWALTELRPGRRPLLVLQTYTPDHPAHQALLEGSVEAFPWREKALREALDYPPKVRMVKLEVAHRKEERALEEAYGLLSALKGVAREGEVLGPAPAPVPRVKGMYVFHLLLKGSTERLGELLSRLDRRRFKLDPDPHRFVGLLED